In Symmachiella dynata, the following are encoded in one genomic region:
- a CDS encoding tetratricopeptide repeat protein, whose protein sequence is MTAPRKSNRSQSQSTKQRDKQHLVLRFVAILVIAFLAAGTAVYFLAVPADPFPPPAEQVDDSPNPAAVTGDAQTGDSPNLPTAAPVHDWQSSEFVGSQVCADCHLEIAEAFAEHPMANTLATVADATSIEVLEDNRVEFATHGRRYRVERDGDRVVHTEYMTDADGNIVYEQPVDVHYAIGSGENARSYLIDRGGLLFESPVTWYTDKQKWDLSPGYHNNPRQRFNRRVIDGCVQCHSGHVNPLGDGTSNRFGDPPFQELGIGCERCHGPGKRHVEKYEAEDWDADSETADKMLIVNPAHLDRGLKDSVCYQCHMKGKRRILRKGKSFHDFRPGMATDDVWTTFVPPAPFEKDGTAQFSSHVEQMHSSACFVGSDGAMSCTTCHDPHRSPKPDQRAAFYRERCNKCHSEHGCSVPLEEREMPPALNSCVHCHMPSVGSNVPHTSQSDHRILRNPSSLQTESQPSTRGEVWSIFGESEQRLPEWEIQRARAIALSDQAIEEMNQPLMGQAITALESVLAHDRNDVDVLHLLGYLYELIGKHAQAKSYFEAALRLDPQDEMSLKNLGLVGFRTRAIELGLASYGRYLKVNKWDGTMFSPYVRMLAASGDLRAAAAAAEQGLQLDPTQLELRDITVKLYERLGNQKKSQQHLELLQEINSQLTPWDQKRRDRLQQKVQKSQSANP, encoded by the coding sequence ATGACTGCTCCACGCAAATCTAATCGCTCTCAAAGCCAATCCACCAAGCAACGCGACAAGCAACATTTGGTACTCCGTTTTGTTGCGATTCTGGTGATTGCCTTTTTGGCAGCCGGCACTGCGGTCTACTTTTTGGCGGTCCCCGCAGATCCGTTCCCTCCACCTGCCGAGCAGGTTGACGATTCCCCGAATCCCGCTGCAGTCACCGGTGATGCACAGACCGGCGATTCGCCGAATCTCCCAACCGCAGCGCCGGTGCATGACTGGCAGTCGAGTGAATTCGTCGGTAGCCAAGTCTGCGCCGATTGCCACCTGGAAATTGCCGAAGCATTTGCGGAACACCCGATGGCAAACACGCTGGCTACTGTCGCGGATGCGACGTCGATTGAAGTTTTGGAGGATAACAGGGTCGAATTCGCAACCCATGGACGTCGTTATCGCGTCGAACGCGACGGCGACCGGGTGGTGCACACCGAGTATATGACTGATGCGGATGGCAACATTGTCTACGAGCAACCCGTTGACGTGCATTACGCCATTGGTTCGGGTGAGAACGCCCGATCGTATCTGATTGATCGCGGTGGGCTTCTGTTTGAGTCCCCCGTCACCTGGTACACCGATAAACAGAAATGGGACCTCTCACCTGGATACCACAATAACCCGCGTCAACGCTTCAACCGGCGTGTGATCGACGGTTGTGTCCAGTGTCACTCGGGCCATGTCAATCCCCTCGGTGACGGTACCTCGAACCGTTTCGGCGATCCGCCTTTTCAAGAACTCGGGATCGGTTGCGAGCGCTGTCACGGACCAGGAAAGCGGCACGTTGAAAAGTATGAAGCTGAGGATTGGGATGCCGACAGTGAGACCGCTGATAAGATGCTGATTGTCAATCCGGCCCACCTCGACCGGGGACTTAAGGATAGTGTCTGCTACCAATGCCACATGAAAGGCAAGCGTCGGATCTTGCGGAAAGGCAAGTCCTTTCACGATTTTCGCCCCGGAATGGCAACTGATGATGTTTGGACGACCTTTGTTCCCCCCGCGCCGTTTGAGAAAGATGGGACCGCTCAGTTTTCGAGTCACGTCGAGCAAATGCACTCCAGTGCGTGCTTTGTTGGTTCCGACGGCGCCATGAGTTGCACGACTTGTCACGACCCGCATCGATCTCCCAAACCGGACCAGCGCGCTGCTTTCTACCGTGAGCGCTGCAACAAGTGTCATTCTGAACATGGTTGCTCGGTACCGCTCGAAGAACGCGAAATGCCGCCCGCGCTCAATTCGTGCGTCCATTGCCACATGCCCTCGGTCGGGTCGAATGTCCCCCACACATCGCAATCGGATCATCGCATTTTGCGGAATCCCAGCAGCCTCCAGACAGAATCGCAACCGTCAACGCGCGGAGAGGTCTGGTCGATCTTTGGGGAGAGTGAACAGCGCTTGCCGGAGTGGGAAATCCAGCGCGCCCGAGCCATTGCCTTGAGCGATCAAGCGATCGAAGAAATGAACCAACCACTCATGGGCCAAGCCATTACCGCGCTGGAGTCCGTTTTGGCACACGATCGCAACGACGTTGACGTGTTGCATTTGCTGGGATACTTGTACGAACTGATTGGAAAACATGCCCAAGCCAAAAGTTATTTTGAAGCAGCGTTGCGACTCGACCCACAGGACGAAATGAGCCTCAAAAATCTAGGTTTAGTCGGATTTCGAACCCGTGCGATCGAACTGGGCCTAGCCAGCTACGGACGCTATTTGAAGGTTAATAAATGGGATGGAACGATGTTTTCCCCCTATGTGCGAATGCTGGCTGCCTCCGGCGACCTGCGTGCTGCTGCGGCGGCGGCCGAGCAAGGATTGCAACTCGACCCGACACAATTAGAACTTCGCGACATCACCGTCAAATTGTATGAGCGTCTCGGCAATCAGAAAAAGAGCCAGCAGCATCTCGAATTGTTGCAAGAAATCAACAGTCAGCTCACGCCGTGGGATCAGAAACGCCGAGATCGGCTCCAGCAAAAAGTGCAAAAAAGCCAATCAGCGAATCCCTAG
- a CDS encoding WD40 repeat domain-containing protein, with translation MYERVGRMCFRATLKLMIVLSALCWSHPAIAADKDGSAGQDTSDPSREVWKPGAAENALPGFIPYPAELPGVGRWQVMRQVPLCDIFCLAYSPDDKQFVHTDGQYVRICDTATQEVQIMMVGHTASVRAVAWSPQGNLVASAGADKTIRLWNTDGTLARVLEGHEGQINSVCFSPDGEQIASASHDGTVRLWNVDGTPGPIFDDHQGPVRMVDWNPDGELLVSGGDDKMARIWSSDGTSGPVCEGHFGPVMTVAWSPDGTQFASGSIGSIPLEADVDRVATVRFWSADGTPGAICRGYNRPITDIAWSSNNNMVVVTAEDRTMRFWNTNGNELISMQNIFGVSIDWSSNGRLIAVTGRNRVQIIPIEQIRASRPEVKPLHYFEAVAWSPDGELIAAIGLDNKIRIWHADGRFARVIEEKELKINKVVWSPDGKMLVAAGDDCLGKFWSRDGTPGPDVADHNSYCNGIRWSPDGKWIATVDSYDRAILLWSPDGEAGPVLEGLASGTNSITWSPDSTQLASGGSDGSLTIWDTVNGAFVDMYEGKNEEVDSVAWSPNGNTLAAAGNNGIWTLWSPTGEQISQQHGHVDSIMGMEFSPDGKYLASAGWDHTVRLWLPDGKLHHQFQGHTAPAYEVSWSPDSQKLVSCGRDGTVRVWDIKSGKADWTVLFLAKDTMITLNSAGQVIAGDEDAVEEGLRYLVEKPDGATEFIRYSEFLQRVRDGQK, from the coding sequence ATGTATGAACGTGTTGGCCGCATGTGCTTTCGGGCGACGCTGAAATTGATGATTGTCCTGTCCGCCCTATGTTGGAGTCATCCAGCAATCGCTGCTGACAAAGATGGTTCTGCCGGACAGGACACATCGGATCCATCCCGGGAGGTCTGGAAACCAGGCGCTGCCGAAAATGCCCTGCCAGGATTCATCCCCTATCCGGCTGAACTGCCGGGTGTCGGCCGCTGGCAAGTGATGCGTCAGGTTCCGCTGTGCGATATCTTTTGCCTTGCCTACAGCCCCGACGACAAGCAATTTGTCCACACCGACGGGCAATATGTGCGAATCTGTGATACGGCGACGCAAGAAGTCCAGATCATGATGGTCGGCCACACTGCGTCAGTCAGAGCGGTCGCCTGGAGCCCCCAGGGCAATCTGGTTGCCTCAGCCGGTGCCGACAAGACGATCCGTCTGTGGAATACAGATGGAACTCTGGCACGCGTGCTTGAGGGGCACGAAGGACAAATCAACTCGGTCTGCTTCAGTCCAGATGGCGAACAAATTGCGTCGGCATCACACGATGGCACAGTACGTCTCTGGAATGTCGACGGCACGCCGGGACCGATTTTCGATGATCATCAAGGCCCCGTGCGGATGGTGGATTGGAATCCCGATGGGGAATTGCTTGTCTCAGGCGGCGACGACAAGATGGCCCGCATCTGGTCAAGCGACGGGACGAGCGGCCCTGTCTGCGAAGGTCATTTTGGTCCCGTAATGACAGTGGCCTGGAGCCCGGACGGAACGCAATTCGCGTCGGGATCGATCGGTTCCATTCCGCTTGAGGCCGATGTGGACCGCGTTGCAACGGTCCGTTTTTGGAGTGCCGATGGAACACCCGGAGCAATCTGCCGTGGGTACAACCGACCGATCACTGACATCGCCTGGAGTTCAAATAACAACATGGTGGTCGTCACGGCGGAAGACCGCACCATGCGATTTTGGAATACGAATGGAAACGAACTCATTTCCATGCAAAACATCTTCGGTGTCTCTATCGATTGGAGCAGCAACGGACGTTTGATCGCAGTCACCGGTCGCAATCGAGTTCAGATCATCCCGATCGAACAAATCAGGGCCAGCCGCCCGGAGGTCAAGCCGCTGCACTATTTCGAAGCGGTCGCCTGGAGTCCCGATGGAGAGTTGATCGCCGCAATTGGGCTCGATAACAAAATTCGCATTTGGCATGCCGACGGCCGCTTTGCGCGCGTCATTGAAGAAAAAGAACTCAAGATCAACAAGGTCGTGTGGAGTCCCGATGGGAAGATGTTGGTTGCGGCGGGAGACGATTGCTTAGGCAAGTTCTGGTCGCGCGACGGCACTCCGGGACCGGATGTCGCCGATCACAATAGCTATTGCAACGGCATCCGCTGGAGTCCCGACGGCAAGTGGATTGCCACCGTAGACTCATACGATCGCGCGATTCTCCTCTGGAGCCCTGACGGAGAAGCGGGCCCGGTGCTCGAAGGTTTAGCCTCGGGAACCAATTCGATCACGTGGAGTCCCGACAGTACTCAGTTGGCCTCGGGCGGAAGCGACGGGAGCTTGACGATTTGGGACACAGTCAACGGCGCATTCGTAGATATGTATGAAGGAAAAAACGAAGAGGTCGACTCGGTCGCTTGGAGCCCCAACGGTAACACTTTGGCGGCGGCCGGGAACAACGGCATCTGGACGCTGTGGAGTCCAACCGGCGAACAAATCTCCCAGCAGCACGGCCATGTCGATTCCATAATGGGAATGGAATTCAGTCCTGATGGAAAATATCTTGCATCTGCCGGCTGGGACCATACGGTACGGCTTTGGTTACCCGACGGCAAGCTGCACCATCAGTTTCAAGGACATACGGCGCCGGCGTATGAGGTTTCCTGGAGTCCCGATTCCCAGAAGCTGGTTTCCTGCGGACGGGACGGAACGGTTCGGGTCTGGGACATCAAATCTGGAAAAGCAGATTGGACGGTTCTGTTTCTCGCCAAGGATACCATGATCACACTAAATTCCGCCGGGCAGGTAATCGCCGGCGATGAAGACGCGGTGGAGGAGGGCCTGAGGTATCTTGTGGAAAAACCGGACGGCGCCACGGAATTCATCCGCTACAGTGAATTCCTGCAGCGTGTCCGGGATGGCCAAAAGTAA
- a CDS encoding DUF2309 domain-containing protein: MPTLESGDETSAERDQNSVHSQLRHMVEHAAHFLPAQGPIEVFVHHNTLHAFEKQEFHAAVQAGYARYRAEPYLSEQEFRRLYEVGRITDQDLEFAILDDLGEKRNDEINGLGTRAEIRFAMLRHTIQVGPDAELRWIVAETDALDRFREKTTQINRTRIISAATKLLQDADGQENSIVDISSLLSKLSANSSKWTDAERESFSLHLLWRVCLDGIGSFSGKKPNTTSFVRPRDLLLHATGEDIDRDVHDVLIRFCAAYVDQGYSDWILPNREQGFYESFLALYSVQVRGTDRWLRQLPAELKTLIDNKVTAEASIENSLRELGIPLSQREEFITQSLLALGGWAGMIWQLESGVDWVVHSIAKGSLVGMLAVQLILEKYAVRNLGEHVFGSCSSINSILDLARQRIAEPKPLTIERRAFLLFQVAQMLGWTPLELLQLTETEWAELSDEVEGFSAIHRRRVFHEAYERQYRLAALDAFAEYSTRLRQADSTSDSQRPSFQIVTCIDDREESFRRHLEEVEPNCETFGAAGFFATAIYYRGAADGFYKPLCPGVMIPDHYVQEDVGYTFEGVHRERAELRRRLGLASRAFHTRSRTFLGGMITGIVGSLATAPLVARVLFPHLTARIRRRFGSLLQPPLATKLQLERYEKDPGPDDGHIGYSTDEMADVVLRLLQDMGLTKTEDFSRLFVVCGHGSSSLNNPHESAYCCGACAGKRGGPNARAFAQMANDWRVRAKVSALGIAIPDDTMFVGAYHNTCDDSVVFYDLDRLPASHREDFEAARESIEEARRRNAHERCRRFDSAPLSISPRDALRHVEARAQDISQARPEYNHATNALCLVGRRAWSRGLFLDRRAFLTSYDPSQDDDEHSILQRILAAAIPVCAGINLEYYFSCVDYTAYGSGSKLPHNIVSLLGVMEGTSSDLRTGLYQQMVEIHEPLRITFLIESTPSAMLAVMERNTSIDQLVRGAWGHLAVIDPSTSQIEVFNGEGFHPYETSSTKLPQVDSSLECYQGSREHLPFFSIREARGAQ; this comes from the coding sequence GTGCCCACTTTGGAATCTGGCGACGAAACTTCTGCAGAACGTGATCAGAATTCTGTTCATTCCCAATTGCGGCACATGGTCGAACACGCGGCCCACTTTCTCCCCGCTCAGGGCCCAATCGAAGTCTTCGTCCATCACAACACCTTGCATGCCTTTGAAAAACAGGAATTTCATGCCGCCGTTCAAGCGGGGTATGCGCGCTATCGTGCAGAGCCGTACCTTTCGGAGCAGGAATTCCGTCGGCTCTACGAAGTTGGCCGGATTACGGACCAGGACCTGGAATTTGCTATCCTGGATGATCTTGGGGAGAAGCGAAACGACGAGATAAACGGTTTGGGGACGCGCGCCGAAATTCGATTCGCGATGTTGCGGCATACGATTCAAGTCGGGCCGGATGCCGAATTGCGGTGGATCGTTGCTGAGACAGACGCGCTGGATCGTTTTCGCGAAAAGACAACGCAAATCAATCGCACGCGGATCATCTCCGCAGCAACAAAGTTGTTACAGGACGCCGACGGTCAAGAGAATTCGATCGTCGATATCAGCAGCTTGCTGTCGAAGCTGAGTGCCAATTCCTCCAAATGGACCGATGCAGAACGGGAGTCTTTTTCTCTGCATCTCTTGTGGCGTGTCTGTCTCGATGGCATAGGATCCTTTTCTGGGAAAAAACCAAACACGACAAGCTTCGTCCGTCCACGTGACTTGTTGCTGCATGCGACCGGAGAAGACATCGACCGAGACGTGCATGATGTGTTGATTCGGTTCTGTGCGGCATACGTTGATCAAGGGTACTCGGATTGGATACTGCCCAATCGTGAACAAGGTTTCTATGAATCGTTTCTTGCCTTGTATTCGGTTCAGGTTCGGGGAACGGACCGCTGGTTGCGGCAGCTGCCGGCAGAGCTCAAGACGCTCATTGATAACAAAGTGACCGCAGAAGCCTCGATCGAAAATTCGTTGCGTGAGCTTGGTATTCCGTTGTCGCAACGTGAAGAGTTCATCACCCAATCGCTGCTCGCGCTGGGGGGATGGGCCGGAATGATCTGGCAACTCGAATCGGGTGTGGACTGGGTTGTGCATTCCATTGCGAAAGGATCTTTAGTCGGCATGCTGGCGGTGCAATTGATCTTGGAGAAGTACGCCGTTCGCAATCTCGGGGAGCATGTTTTTGGCAGCTGTTCCTCAATCAATAGTATCCTCGATTTAGCCCGCCAGCGTATTGCTGAGCCGAAACCGCTGACCATCGAGCGGCGCGCATTCCTGTTATTTCAAGTCGCTCAGATGCTGGGCTGGACTCCGCTGGAGTTGCTCCAACTGACAGAAACCGAGTGGGCCGAACTCAGTGATGAAGTGGAAGGTTTTTCAGCAATTCATCGTCGCCGTGTTTTTCACGAAGCGTACGAGCGCCAATATCGGTTGGCGGCTCTTGATGCGTTCGCAGAGTATTCCACTCGTCTCAGGCAAGCGGATTCCACTTCAGACTCGCAGCGACCAAGCTTTCAAATCGTCACCTGCATTGATGATCGCGAGGAATCGTTTCGCCGACATTTGGAGGAGGTTGAGCCCAATTGCGAAACTTTTGGCGCCGCAGGATTCTTTGCGACAGCGATTTACTATCGCGGCGCCGCTGACGGTTTCTACAAACCGTTGTGCCCAGGTGTCATGATCCCTGACCATTACGTGCAGGAGGACGTCGGATACACGTTTGAAGGCGTGCATCGTGAACGCGCAGAACTGCGGCGGCGGCTTGGTTTGGCCAGTCGTGCTTTTCATACACGCAGCCGTACGTTCCTCGGCGGAATGATTACCGGGATCGTCGGGTCACTGGCAACGGCTCCCTTAGTTGCTCGCGTTTTGTTTCCACACCTGACGGCGCGGATTCGTCGACGATTCGGATCACTGCTTCAGCCACCGCTGGCAACCAAATTGCAGTTAGAGCGATACGAGAAAGATCCTGGACCAGATGACGGACATATTGGGTACTCGACCGATGAAATGGCGGACGTGGTCTTGCGTTTGTTGCAGGATATGGGACTGACGAAGACCGAGGACTTTTCGCGGTTGTTTGTAGTTTGCGGTCATGGTTCTTCAAGCCTCAATAATCCTCACGAATCGGCCTATTGCTGTGGAGCTTGTGCAGGAAAACGCGGCGGACCAAATGCCCGCGCGTTTGCACAAATGGCCAACGACTGGCGCGTTCGTGCCAAGGTCTCTGCGCTGGGAATTGCGATTCCAGATGACACCATGTTTGTCGGGGCGTACCACAACACCTGCGATGATTCGGTGGTGTTCTACGATCTTGATCGACTTCCCGCTTCACACCGTGAGGATTTTGAAGCCGCGCGCGAGTCGATCGAAGAGGCTCGTCGACGCAACGCGCACGAACGCTGTCGCCGATTCGATTCGGCTCCGCTGTCGATTTCACCCCGAGATGCGCTGCGGCATGTCGAAGCGCGCGCTCAGGACATTTCACAAGCGCGCCCTGAGTACAACCATGCCACGAACGCGTTATGCCTTGTCGGTCGTCGTGCCTGGTCGCGCGGCTTGTTCCTGGATCGCCGCGCATTTCTGACTTCTTACGATCCGTCTCAAGATGATGACGAACATTCCATACTCCAGCGAATCCTCGCTGCCGCAATTCCCGTGTGCGCAGGCATCAACCTGGAATACTACTTTTCCTGTGTGGATTACACAGCCTACGGGTCGGGTTCCAAACTGCCGCACAATATTGTTTCTCTGTTGGGAGTCATGGAAGGCACGTCGAGCGATCTGCGAACCGGTCTTTACCAACAGATGGTCGAGATCCATGAACCGCTGCGAATTACCTTTCTGATTGAATCGACCCCCTCAGCGATGCTCGCGGTCATGGAACGCAACACGTCAATCGACCAGTTGGTGCGCGGAGCCTGGGGGCACCTTGCTGTGATCGACCCGTCGACATCGCAGATCGAAGTTTTCAATGGCGAGGGTTTTCACCCTTACGAAACGAGTTCAACGAAATTGCCGCAAGTCGATTCATCTTTAGAGTGTTATCAAGGCTCGCGTGAGCATCTACCCTTCTTCTCGATCCGTGAAGCAAGGGGAGCACAATGA
- a CDS encoding proton-conducting transporter membrane subunit produces the protein MTTESVLHLLGLIVVTTPAVLLTALGLPFLMGVQLSETAQARLTKACVATGLLAAVAILGLMLLTGSRNVPIELGNWVSIEHEHEHFHFHLKFVFDRLSVPFVILSFVLCGTVGAFATVYLHREKGYGRFFLLYALFLLGMVVSSLAGTIETLFFGWELVGLSSALLVAYFHERPGPVRNGHRVWTTYRVADAAFLIAALTLHHLTGAGDFSGLMGSGAWPDGVAAIGSWQALAVGSLLLLAAAGKSGMVPFSGWLPRAMEGPTPSSAVFYGALSIHLGTYLLLRVSPLLDVSLPLRLAVIALGLVSAIFGTLASRVQSDVKNALAFASLAQVGIITIEIGLGLRYIALIHMIGHACLRTLQLLRAPSVLRDHQMLEDAVGQHLTGDEVNPPQPATNFQLWLYRLALQRGNLDAFLDDWIVYPFVKTFQLFDSLERRWTDLLSGGASRESDMLSPYSDTLEDMS, from the coding sequence ATGACAACCGAGTCAGTACTCCATTTGCTTGGTCTGATCGTGGTGACCACTCCGGCAGTCTTATTGACTGCACTGGGACTCCCGTTCCTAATGGGAGTTCAATTGAGCGAAACCGCTCAGGCTCGACTCACAAAAGCGTGTGTCGCGACCGGGTTACTCGCGGCGGTGGCGATTCTGGGATTGATGCTCTTGACCGGTTCGCGGAATGTTCCGATTGAACTCGGCAATTGGGTGTCGATCGAACATGAGCACGAACACTTTCACTTTCACCTGAAATTTGTATTTGATCGTCTCTCCGTTCCGTTCGTGATACTTTCATTTGTATTGTGTGGCACTGTTGGTGCTTTCGCGACTGTCTACCTGCATCGCGAGAAAGGTTATGGACGATTCTTTCTGCTCTATGCGTTATTTCTATTGGGAATGGTCGTTTCGTCGCTGGCTGGGACAATCGAAACGCTATTTTTCGGCTGGGAGTTAGTGGGGCTGTCGTCGGCTTTGTTGGTCGCCTATTTTCACGAGCGACCGGGGCCGGTCCGCAATGGACATCGCGTCTGGACAACCTATCGAGTCGCCGATGCTGCTTTCTTGATCGCCGCTCTGACGCTCCATCATCTGACCGGAGCTGGCGATTTTAGCGGCCTCATGGGATCGGGAGCGTGGCCTGACGGTGTGGCCGCGATCGGTTCCTGGCAAGCCTTGGCTGTCGGTTCCTTATTGTTGCTTGCGGCAGCCGGTAAGTCGGGGATGGTTCCTTTCTCCGGTTGGCTGCCACGCGCTATGGAAGGGCCGACTCCCTCGAGTGCTGTGTTCTATGGCGCGTTATCGATTCATCTGGGGACCTATCTGCTGTTGCGCGTTAGTCCTTTGCTCGACGTCTCCTTGCCGCTGCGGCTTGCCGTGATCGCCCTGGGACTGGTCTCAGCAATCTTTGGAACACTCGCTTCCAGAGTGCAAAGTGACGTTAAGAATGCACTGGCATTTGCGTCTTTGGCACAGGTGGGAATTATCACGATCGAAATCGGACTGGGCCTGCGGTATATCGCCTTGATTCACATGATCGGCCATGCCTGTTTGCGGACTCTGCAATTGCTGCGGGCCCCCTCAGTACTTCGCGATCATCAAATGCTCGAAGACGCAGTGGGGCAACACCTGACCGGTGACGAAGTGAACCCGCCGCAACCCGCAACCAATTTTCAGTTGTGGCTATACCGCCTGGCCCTGCAACGGGGCAACCTGGATGCATTTCTCGACGACTGGATTGTCTATCCGTTTGTGAAGACGTTTCAGTTATTTGATTCGCTCGAACGTCGCTGGACCGACCTATTGTCAGGGGGGGCATCACGAGAATCCGACATGCTTTCGCCGTATAGCGATACGCTGGAGGACATGTCTTAA